The following are from one region of the Pseudomonas putida genome:
- the gspG gene encoding type II secretion system major pseudopilin GspG has translation MQRRNNPQRGFTLLELLVVLVVLGLLAGIVAPKYFSQLGRSEAKVARAQIEGLSKALDLYRLEVGHYPSSEQGLQALVVAPSGEARWTGPYLQKAVPQDPWGRPYIYRQPGENGGEYDLLSMGKDGQPGGDGENAEITSWQ, from the coding sequence ATGCAGCGCAGAAACAACCCTCAACGTGGCTTCACCCTGCTCGAACTGCTGGTGGTACTGGTGGTGCTCGGTCTGTTGGCCGGTATCGTCGCGCCCAAGTACTTCAGCCAGCTCGGCCGCTCCGAGGCCAAGGTCGCGCGGGCGCAGATAGAGGGGCTGAGCAAGGCCCTGGACCTGTACCGCCTGGAAGTCGGGCACTACCCCAGCAGTGAGCAAGGCCTGCAGGCCCTGGTGGTCGCCCCCAGTGGCGAGGCGCGCTGGACCGGCCCGTATCTTCAGAAAGCCGTGCCCCAAGACCCGTGGGGGCGCCCCTACATCTACCGGCAACCCGGCGAGAACGGCGGCGAGTACGACCTGCTGTCGATGGGCAAGGACGGCCAGCCCGGTGGCGACGGGGAAAACGCCGAAATCACCAGTTGGCAGTAG
- a CDS encoding type II secretion system F family protein has product MRYSLKALGRQGVVQLQIDAEDADQARRQAEDQGLRVLSLHGHGGALRGLAWRRAASFDLVLFSQELSTLLNAGLPLIDALESLAEKAPAAATRKVLAELVRQLYEGRSLSQALGQQPRVFPPLYVALVQSSERTGALGDALARYISYRQRLDLVRQKLVGASVYPLLLLLVGGGVVLFLLGYVVPRFSQVFEGMGSELPWLSRLLMQIGLFLHARQLPLALGCLGAVTALWLLRRQPWVRRWAACQLRRLPALHQRLMMYELARFYRSLGILLQGGIPILTAMGMVRGLLGSAAAEGLEYASQRVGEGLPLSDALEAGQLVTPVSLRLLRAGEQSGNLGEMLERCADFHDQEIGRWVEWFVKLFEPLLMTFIGLLIGLIVILMYMPIFELASSIH; this is encoded by the coding sequence ATGCGCTACAGTCTCAAGGCCCTGGGCAGGCAGGGTGTGGTGCAATTGCAGATCGACGCCGAGGACGCCGACCAGGCCCGCCGCCAGGCCGAGGACCAAGGCCTGCGGGTGCTCAGCCTACATGGCCACGGCGGCGCCTTGCGCGGCCTGGCCTGGCGCCGCGCGGCAAGCTTTGACCTGGTGCTGTTCAGCCAGGAACTTTCGACCCTGCTCAACGCCGGGCTGCCGCTGATCGACGCACTGGAAAGCCTGGCCGAAAAGGCCCCCGCAGCCGCAACGCGCAAGGTGCTCGCCGAACTGGTCCGCCAACTGTACGAAGGCCGTTCGCTGTCCCAGGCCCTGGGCCAGCAGCCACGGGTGTTCCCGCCGCTGTACGTGGCGCTGGTTCAGTCCAGCGAGCGTACCGGCGCGCTCGGCGATGCCCTGGCCCGCTACATCAGCTACCGCCAGCGCCTGGACCTGGTACGGCAGAAACTGGTGGGCGCCTCGGTGTACCCGTTGCTGCTTTTGCTGGTAGGCGGTGGCGTGGTGCTGTTCCTGCTTGGCTACGTGGTGCCGCGTTTCAGCCAGGTATTCGAGGGCATGGGCAGCGAATTGCCCTGGCTGTCGCGGCTGCTGATGCAGATCGGCCTGTTCCTGCACGCTCGGCAGCTGCCGCTGGCGCTGGGCTGCCTTGGCGCGGTCACGGCGCTGTGGCTGCTGCGCCGCCAGCCATGGGTACGGCGCTGGGCAGCCTGCCAGCTGCGACGCCTGCCGGCACTTCACCAACGCCTGATGATGTACGAACTGGCGCGCTTCTATCGCTCGTTGGGCATCCTGCTGCAAGGCGGCATCCCCATCCTCACCGCCATGGGCATGGTCCGCGGCCTGCTCGGCAGCGCGGCGGCCGAGGGCCTGGAGTACGCCAGCCAGCGGGTCGGCGAAGGGCTGCCGCTGTCCGACGCACTGGAGGCCGGGCAACTGGTCACGCCGGTATCGCTGCGCCTGCTGCGGGCCGGCGAGCAGTCCGGCAACTTGGGCGAAATGCTGGAGCGCTGCGCCGACTTCCATGATCAGGAAATCGGCCGCTGGGTGGAATGGTTCGTCAAGCTGTTCGAACCGCTGCTGATGACCTTCATCGGCCTGCTGATCGGCCTGATCGTGATCCTGATGTACATGCCGATCTTCGAACTGGCCTCAAGTATTCATTGA
- a CDS encoding efflux RND transporter periplasmic adaptor subunit — translation MEQSLKPLRLPLAALAVVVISACGRTPDAVQAPAAPKVSVAKVIEQPINEWDEFTGRLEAPETVEVRPRVSGQIDLVAFTEGAQVKKGDLLFQIDPRPFQAEVRRLEAQLQQAKATAIRSANEARRGERLRDSNAISAELAESRSSAAAEARAGVDAIQAQLDLARLNLSFTRVTAPISGRVSRAQFTAGNIVTADVTPLTSVVSTDKVYAYFDADERVYLKYTQLAREGQRSQSTPVYLGLTNETGNPHLGQMNFVDNQVNPRTGTIRGRAVFDNRDGQFTPGLYARLKLVGSAQYQAVLINDEAVGTDLGKKFVLVMDKDNKAAYRAVELGPKLEGLRIVRSGLGKDDRIVVKGLQRVRPGSPVTPEETPMASEQTLAALAQQRQALEASNPAPKVAGNNVKVASAQAPRG, via the coding sequence ATGGAACAATCACTCAAACCCTTGCGCTTGCCTCTCGCTGCCCTGGCAGTGGTGGTGATCAGCGCTTGCGGTCGAACCCCCGACGCGGTGCAGGCTCCCGCCGCGCCGAAGGTCAGTGTGGCCAAGGTGATCGAGCAACCGATCAACGAATGGGACGAGTTCACCGGCCGCCTCGAAGCCCCGGAAACCGTCGAGGTGCGGCCACGGGTCTCCGGCCAGATCGATCTGGTGGCCTTCACCGAAGGCGCCCAGGTCAAGAAAGGCGACCTGCTGTTCCAGATCGACCCACGCCCGTTCCAGGCCGAGGTCCGCCGCCTCGAAGCCCAACTGCAGCAGGCCAAGGCCACCGCCATCCGCAGCGCCAACGAAGCCCGCCGTGGCGAACGCCTGCGTGACAGCAACGCCATTTCCGCAGAACTGGCCGAATCGCGCAGCAGTGCCGCCGCCGAAGCCCGCGCCGGGGTCGATGCGATCCAGGCCCAGCTCGATCTGGCACGCCTGAACCTCAGCTTCACCCGCGTCACCGCGCCCATCAGTGGCCGTGTCAGCCGCGCCCAGTTCACCGCCGGCAACATCGTCACCGCCGATGTCACCCCGCTGACCAGCGTGGTCTCCACCGACAAGGTCTACGCCTACTTCGACGCCGACGAGCGCGTGTACCTCAAGTACACCCAGCTGGCCCGCGAAGGCCAGCGCAGCCAGAGCACCCCGGTGTACCTGGGCCTGACCAACGAAACCGGTAACCCGCACCTGGGCCAGATGAACTTCGTCGACAACCAGGTCAACCCGCGCACCGGCACCATCCGTGGCCGTGCGGTGTTCGACAACCGCGACGGCCAGTTCACCCCGGGCCTGTACGCACGCCTGAAGCTGGTGGGCAGCGCCCAGTACCAGGCCGTGCTGATCAACGACGAAGCCGTGGGCACCGACCTTGGCAAGAAGTTCGTGCTGGTCATGGACAAGGACAACAAGGCCGCCTACCGCGCCGTGGAGCTGGGCCCGAAGCTGGAAGGCCTGCGCATCGTGCGCAGCGGCCTGGGCAAGGATGACCGCATCGTGGTCAAGGGCCTGCAGCGCGTGCGCCCTGGCTCACCGGTGACCCCGGAGGAGACGCCGATGGCCAGCGAACAGACCCTCGCCGCCCTCGCCCAGCAGCGCCAGGCCCTGGAGGCCAGCAACCCGGCGCCGAAGGTGGCGGGCAACAACGTGAAAGTCGCCAGCGCCCAGGCGCCACGCGGTTAA